In the Salvia splendens isolate huo1 chromosome 16, SspV2, whole genome shotgun sequence genome, TTATACATTTGTTTTAAATTGTAGTACCTTTATTTGTTTTAGCTTATATCTCAAAACTAAAATTTCTAAAATACTAAGGAGTTGTTCATTCTCACAATTTTTTAATGGCCAGAAAAAAATTTGTGACTGAATTAGGTGGTGGGCTCCACCATTACAGAATTTAGTATGAATGTTCAGTGAACATGAAATGGCGAGTTGTTTAAAAAACAGACGCCTCTTCAAATATGTCATCTGACCAAATAGCCCCTACCATATTTTCAAAATTCCCTGATTAACCCTTCTGAAAAACTTAGCCGCGGGAAACGAAATGTCAAATTTTAATCCAATCCCGCCCAATTATTTTGGGCAAAAAGGCTGgatgtattaaaaaataaaccaGAGTCTTTACTTCTACAAAACCTCATTGAGCGACAAAAGGTACGACCGAATCCCCCAATCATCTGAGGTGCGAGCAAAAGGTGCGAGCCGGCACCTCCCCGTGCGGAGAGGCGTTCTTGAATCTGAGTCTCTATTACGGTATGCTATGTTTTGCTGCTTCCTTAGTCTTGGTTTAATTTTTCCTCGGACAGCGATTACCTACATGGGCAAGTTGTATGGGTTCAGATTACATAATTTGTAAGGCTGAGTCTTTTCACTACCCCATTCTGTGCGCTTTAGGCATATGTGAACTACTGTAATGCTCTTCTATTTGTATTATTGAGAAACTACACTTTGGTAAATTTAGGTCCCCTTGCAGTTCCCTTCATTACAGTGGCTCCAAAGAATTATGTCCCAAAGCTTTACTTGTTCTGGCTCACTCGTATTCCGACATTTATTAGATTGTTAAACTTGCCTTACTGGTGCTGTAGGTACTATGTCTACTTCAACCGGTGCAGGTGTGACTATTAGAGGCGGCACAAGTGAAGGTTTTTTTGattcaaataatatttgttttttggTTCAATGTGTTTGTGTCATCCATGCtgtaatgaaattttgtttgtaTGTCCTTTTCTTTGTCAAGGCAACAATGTATCTGGCTGGAAAAAATTCCACAAGGGCGACCGATCTCGCAGGATTTGGATTGCACGGGAGGAAGAAATTCTGGCTGCATCGTTGGTAGAACTTGTGGCCCGTGGGCGGAAATCAGACAATGGTTTTCGCCCGGGTTACTATTGGAATGAGGAAATTAATtgattggagaacaagaaggcaagggATGAAGATATgacaagaataaagaaggaaatcaatgaagattatggaaaatcaaataaaaaggatattagtataattagaatatattttccatgtttagctagaattagagtctatatatagttgtgtaaccATGGAGCGAATAGAATTCAAGTCATTCATAATGTAGTCTTTGAAGTTCtccccgtcttttactttctgcaatagtattttatttttcgcattgtattttctaacatggtatcagagcaggttcgatCACTAGGATCGATCGCTACCTCTATAGcaaaaaaacccaaaaaaaaccctaaacaaTGCCTCATCATCGACCCTTTTCCCCAAAAGAATTAGCTAAAACAGCGGTCCGAGCGCCAAATACCGTCGCCGGAAAACTGGGAATCAACACATCCTCTGCCGACACAACTCGGAAATTCTGAGGAAAGAGGGAGCATAAATCGTTTGATTCACAATGAAAATTTGGGGAAGACTGATAAACCGAGCAATTCTTCTGAGCAGTAGCAATGGCGGATTACTGTCGAAACCCTTAAATCCTCGAAATGGGGCTTGTGGGGCCGGCTCATTCTGCCGGAACATCTTCTCGTCTCCTTCGAGTTATTTGTCGGATTTGAACGTGTCGAAGTCTTCATTACGCTTCTCCCAGCGGAATCAGTTTCAAGGGCAGAGGAGGAGCATGTTTATCCAGACACAGTCAATGAATTAGGTTTATCTAATGTTGTTTTATTGTTGATGGAAGTTCAATGAATTAGGTTTATCTAATGTTGTTTTATTGTTGATGAAAGAATATGGCCGAGCAACTATCTGATTGTTCAAAATAATATGGTCTACAATGTATTATTTTCATCCTACAAACAAACTAAAGTATAAGTATGCAAACAACATTAAGCACATACCATGATTACTTTCATTCAGACAAATTCTTCATCTGGAGACAGATGCTACAAAGAGTCGGAGCCAAAATGATTCATACCCAACAAAGTCTACTACCCTGTCACTTTAGCCGAGAAGAATTGAAAAGAGGGTAGGCGATCCACATAATCTAGTACATATAAACTACCACAACCATATTACGGTTAAATTTACAAGCCAAAATACCATTACAGTCCACGAAGGAATAGCATCAAAGACCGTTGATATATAATGAGTGCACCATCGGGACTGCATTGTGCCTCACCATACAATTCATGCATTCATTTATGAAGGTGTGGCCACCGCCCTAGTGGTGAGTTGGAACCGTTGGAGCTTGCGTTCGATGCAAGGTCAAATTTCTTCACATTAGACTCCTTCATTGGATGATCCTTAGGTAGCACCCGGCCTTTCTCTAGTCTCGTACGGAGCTTTCAATCCGGCCCTACGTCAATGAAATATATGTCCGGCTCAGTTGTTGACTCCCTGTCCGAGGGTCCGTCTAAGTCGACAAACAACTTGCGGCGGACATTGGCTGGTGGGATGACATTGGGCGAGTTCACTTCCTCATTTCCATCCGGCACCTCGTAGCAACTAGGCTGCTCTGATGAGAGTTTCTCAGTAGTGTCCGAGATGATGATCACCTCATTCTCAGGCTCTAACTTAATATCGCCAATCCCAAATAGGCATGCTCGCTGAGTGTATTCGGGCTCATCGTTGTAGTAGTAGGCGCCCGCGAGATAATTTTTCTACAATAAAGTGGAATAAAAAACGGCTACGACATGACCAACACCAATGCGAACTATTCGCCAAGTATTTCTCCAAATAATAGAAGGAAAGAAGTGATTACCTTACATATCTTCTCCCACAAACAGTCGGGAGCGATTACAGATCGTGTCTCAGGACCCATTGGACGCCCTTTTGCTTGCATAGTTCCTTGAACGTGAGGTAGCGCGTATGCAGTGAATCTACCCGCTCGAATTCATCGAACTGCACAACCAATTTGTCCTCGATTTGTTTGCCAAAAAATAGCTAGGGTACTACTTTATAAGCCAGCCTGTCTCCTTCTTCAGCCTGACCAAACTATCGCAGAGTATAGCGTCGCTTTCGGGGGTCCATTTGCCTGCGTACAGATACTGAGATTGGGGTGGGATGTTCATGTTGGTATGGATATATGGAATGAGGACTCATGTCTTATATAGTAGTATGAACAGCTGCATCTAATGCGATTGACAGGCAACTACTTTTTTCATCATTACAAGATATAACTATTTATGACTAATGATAACACCAAATCGGTACTCATCCACTCAAACCGCCAAATTAACACCGTCCACCTCTGGTGAACTAATGTGTGATGTTGTTAGTACTTTGGGTTGGTACCACTGCATTCACTCCGAGAAAGGATCACccaatactacctccgtcccaaagTAATAGAGGTGTTCTTGTATTTTCAACACTCATTctggaaaaaaaatactcccacaaataattaaaatataaagaatataaaataagagaaagaataatgtagagaagactcttaactatattattctttttatctactttactttctcttttgTCTATGTACTGTATAGAAATTTGACACAATTTGAGGGTAATTACAAAATTATAAGAAATTATTCTTTTTCAAAACAGTTGACCGAGAAAAGGAGTCAAGGTAAGTGAAGGAAAAATATTATTGGTAGCTTTTCTTAAATTTTCAATAGATATCCCCAATTATTTTCGTATATTTCTTATGTTTAAATAAGTTATATATCCATATAATATGTACTGTTATGTAGTACACGTCACATAGCAATACATTGGATAAGATATTAAGTAAGTAATTTAAgcatctttatttatttattttatgtgattttaAGATATAGTGATATGCAAAAGTAATACTTCCGTCCAAAAAGTAGTAGAGGTGTTCTTGTATTTTTCAGcactcattttagaaaaaaaaaaaatactcccacaagtaattaaaatataaaattagagaaagaataatgtagagaagactcttaactatattattctttttatttactttactttctctttactttaactatttattataattttttctaaACAATTGATCCAGATGAAACGTCTCTACTATAGAGGGACGGAATTAGTACTTATTAGGAGTATCTTTTATTAACAAATATTCCAAATTCTAGGCAAAATTCCCTTTTATATTAGTTGAAATTTAATAGGAAATGTATCTCACAATGTAATAGATAATCCCTTTCGATTCACTCCACCAATAAATACCAATTTCAGGTGCATTGAGTTCTTACGCAGCTGTGCTGCCGCCCACATTGATTACTGTATATCTAATTTAATCCCTTGACACGATTGATCGTCTCTGCATTCATTTAAAAATTGAGAAACCAACTTTTATAAATGCAACTACAATACTTCACATCATATTAATCAACACAAAATGGCCAAGTTGAGCAAAGTGCATTTACAATCGCATTGTATGAACAGTATGCAAGATCCACTTCAATTCCAGGCTACTTGTTAATCGGCTTCTATTCCGGAGAAGGCATTATTAGTCCTAATACATTCGTACCCTTGTCTTAATAATACATATCTTCACAACTACTCAAGCCTTCAAACAATGCATTCTCAGAATGCAACAAAACAGTCTGACCAAAACATTCACGGAAGGAGTCAAAAGTTGCTAATGTATAAGCGAGTGTGCAACGTGCTTAAGCACTGGCCGACAACACACGCCATGATCTACATAATCTTGCCAATGAGGACACCGAGGAGTACCAAATCAGTGATACCACTTGAAGTACCCCAGATGCTTTCCATTCGCCGGACACTTGTAGTAGTACCTTCCAGCATTTATGGCCGATTTGTCTGCACATCGCAATTCCATTTGTCCCTTTCCACAACCACATTTTGGAATTTCATCTGAGTTTGTCTCTTTGGTATGCATCTAGCTGGGAAAGGAAAAGAATGACACTACAATGAAACAATAGTAATGACAGCCACACACGATCAGAATAACTAGGATGATAGTTTCCAAGTAATATCAACTGGCAGTACATAGTTAGCTAACCAATTTCTACAAAAACATGAAAATGGAAATTCACAAACAAGACTACACATGTCTATCTGTTGTTCCACATGTTGAGGGCTATGTCATCACGTGTTTGTATCCATTCAGCTGAAGGCTCGACGAAGTCTACGTAATCATGTCCTATGAATTCTTCGTCTACTAACGGTTGCCCAGTCTCACCGTCGAGCTCAACTTCTACATGATCCACTTTCATCTCCCGAATGAAGTTATGAAGTAAGAAGCAAGCCATTATAAGGTGCATCTGTGTTTTTATTGGGTAAAAGGATGCATTATGTAGGATACCCCATTGCATTTTTAACACTGCAAACGCTCGCTCAATAATATTCCTAGCTCTCGTGTGGCGCATATTCAAGAGTTCTCGAGGGTTTTGTGGACACACTGTACCTGGGCCCCACTCCCGTAGGTGGTACCTAACTCCTTTGTAAGGTGTTAAAAATCCATTACTATTGGCATAACCGTTATCACACAAGTAGTAACAACATGCGACAAAATTGACAAAGTGAATGTTATTGATTCAGCTTTGCAAAAAATAAAGCACATGACATAACGTGGTAAAGCAGCTTCTCTAACCTTGAGGAACCTTTAATCTGGTCGGCCGAGACACAACATCCCGTAGCACACGTGAGTCACCAGCTGACCCTCCCACCCGGGCAAGATGTATACAAATTGCATGTTACGGTCACATACAACTAGTGTGTTAGTCGCTATTTGCCCTTTCCGTGTCCTGTAACGTGGTTTGTCAGAATTACTCACCAAGACGTTGATGTGTGTACCATCTAATGCCCCTAAACAGCCCTGcaacaaaacatataatcaaATGCATTAAGATGTCATAttgtgtatgtaatatatttgtAACCTAATGTAAGTTTCAAACATATTAACTTACTTTGAACCATTTCCAACGGTAGTAGTCACACTCATCTGACACAGATGTCAGTTTCCGTGGAAGAACCGGATGTAGGTTAAGTACAACTCCAAGCACCTTGTTAACATAATAAGACACTGTTGCACCTGACCTCTGGAAGTTAAAACGCACCACCCGATTCTTGTTATGATGTGCAAGTACTTCGACGAATATAGccacttgttcttccactcCGAGGCATTGACCAGTCCGCAACCCTCCTCTTTCGACTAGAACTCGACATAATCTCCCAAATGTATTATGATCCATACGTAGATTAGCAAGACAATCTGCGTCGGTTACATCAACTAGGCGGGATAGGTGTTCCAATTGTGCGGGGATTTTATTAAGCATGCTATACCGTCTTGCATGCTCTAAAATTACACGTTTCGCTCTTCGAGTACGTGCGCTCGCATATCGATGAATGATGAAGTACGTTTCAGTGTGGTAAATGAGCATAATGTCTTCGAGAAACATGCACAGCCGTGCGGAATTATGCGAAGGGGATCTCATCTTATGTGTTAATATTGGAAAAAATGCATCAGACATTCATTAGGTAACAGCTAAACGATACACCTACAGTAAAGTCCCATGAAGTCGGCATTTAGTAGGGTGGATTCAGGATTCTAGCATAGGGTCACGCAAGCGTAAACCAAATAACAAATGTGGGCAGCAAGTAATCATATGGAAACAAAGCGAAACGAATCAAAACAAGGGTTTATCATTACCAATTACAATATCCCCTATGAATCAGAACATTTTTATAAACATTATACTCCCACAAACATAATTTTACCTAATTAGTGAACTATTAGGAGCAGGGTATGTGACTGCATACCTTGTCGACTGTAGAGAACATGATCGACGTTACTTCACTTTCGGATACACAAATCTCGGTCTAAGTTGTGTCGTGGTGATCTGTTGAAATTCAAGACACCCATGTGTGAGGAAACAACAACCAAAATTAACGGAGCAGATGTTATGAGCTGTGAGTCGATTGGGACTTTTTTATTCTGAAAAGATGTGTATGATTTGGTTAAACAATGGAGTGATGTATGTAACAGAGGTAATTTTCGAGCCCGGTAATGGCGGCCACTCCTCCGAGGTCGATCGCAGAGAGGCATGCGAGACAGAGAGTTAGGGCTGGATTGAGAGGATGACGATCAAATATGGGGGAATTCAAATTTGGGAGAAATCAAATTTGGTGGGGGTAAAGTAGTCAATAAACAACCtattctgaagtaatctgcaTGAGTCAGAAATTAATACCACCTTTTTTGGATGATTTACATCTGGGTCAAATGCTGGTGAACAGTGCGGGGCACGTTGCTAATCGAGGAATGGCCAGTTTAAAAACATGTATACTGAACAACAAGAAATACTCAGATTTGGGCTCTTAACTGACACTATCGGCCAGACTGAACGAGTCCTAAAGCTGATCATGATACTATCAGCATCGAAAGCGATTTGGTAATATCATATCATACTCGTACTTTTCAACATATACACCATATTCATTCACATGCAATGCTAAACAAAGTTTCGTCATTAGTCCTTTTGGGGACATCCGGTCAAATTAAAACGATAAGGAGAAGATTAACATTGTCCCTGCGCAAAGATGACACTCATAAATCGAGAAAAGTTTCATCGTTATACCCCAAGTTCAGTTGGCCAAAAGTTCGAATTATAATGTAccatgaaaatataaatatactactagtatatattaacatatgaaataagaaaaatgatCAGATCAATAAgtaaaattgtgttaaaaataaaagcaaatcacagtcattggatcttgtgatgtaaccgttagattaatgtcacgtaccatctaataatgtagatgattagtctaataatgtaacgtAGCTAATAATATACTATTTTAGTAAATTAATGTAGCATTTttgtctaataatgtagcttgaCTAATAACATCTTGGTCCAAAAATATAGTTTATCACAATCATTTAATCTAAGGATCTAAGGACtac is a window encoding:
- the LOC121770980 gene encoding uncharacterized protein LOC121770980, which gives rise to MQAKGRPMGPETRSVIAPDCLWEKICKKNYLAGAYYYNDEPEYTQRACLFGIGDIKLEPENEVIIISDTTEKLSSEQPSCYEVPDGNEEVNSPNVIPPANVRRKLFVDLDGPSDRESTTEPDIYFIDVGPD